attttatgattttaattgaatagattgatttgttttagtaattttttaaattatgataatgatcctatattttgaatttggctttgttattgtttttttgttatgaaactattttttagcctttttttttcaatttttttcaataagttttaatattttttctcttttaaaaaaaattttaatcaattctaGCGGGGGCGGGGCGGGGCGGGGAAACCCGACTTCCAACGGGGACGGGGGTGGGTATGGATATTTTAACCCCGTCGGGGGTCGGGGGCGGGGTCGGGGATTAGTCAAAAAGTCGGGGGCGGGGGTGGGAAATGCAATACCCGTCCCCGTTTCAACCCGTTGCCATGCCTACTTTCCTATGGGTAGTGGAGATGGAGATTTCCCTATGATAATGAAACTATCTTAAACTCTGTTTTGAATTATAGAAATGGTGACTTGTCTTCACTTAGGAGCTAGCATAGAGAGGTAGTTAGTTAAGAATTCATCTTGTTTGTGGAGAAATATGTGCTCTAATGATTATGATTCCTATACATTCTCAACGGTTTTCTAAAGGAACATGTGAGAAGATAAGAAATGGGTCAAGCACGTTGCTTTGgcatatatatgtgtatatgcgATTTTGGTTTAAAGGAATAAggctcataaaaaaaaagtttaaaggaAAAAGATCCTTGAAGGACATTCAATGAGTGTCTATAtccaaagaaaaataagaagagaagagaaataaataattgatatgatTACATACATAAAATGATAAGGAGACGTAGAgaggaaaaaaatcaatttaaatgtatattttatccatatacattttaaatatatacaaaatttgtaaaaaatttattattaatgcataatttattatagataacatttttaagaaaatgtgcattttttttggttaagattaacaattttaattattatttttttagtgaagttatgattgaaaaaatgaaatatatcaaTTTTGGTAGTTTATTGAAGTAAATTATTAAGCacttcattataaattttacatttttaatgtaCTTTGCATATTTTCTCATTTTGCATAACAATAAGAATCACAGCTcacttcagtaaaaaaaaaagaagaagaagaaatcacaACTCATATTGCATGTCCCTTAACAATACAATATATAAATAGTTGTACATGATAAAATGGAGATAATTAATCTCACTTAAACTTTAATACTATTTTGTTAATCTTCCAATTAtgtaagtaattaattattgttgttaATAAGTcatctataactattaataaatgtaattatCTCTTTTGGTGTATCCATTTTCTATTCTTAAATTACCCttcaatacacacacacacacacacacacacacatatatatatatatatatatatatatatatatatatatattatttctttcaatgaaatttcaaaatgtaaTTGTTGTCATTATTCaaatgctttttcttttttaatttttattttaaaaaatacagatAGAGTTCAACTAGTTTATATAAAAGTGATAACTGTTCTTCCTCtctaatacttttattttaaattttaaaatatttttgttttacaatGTTAGCATTTTTCTATTGTATATTCAagaattactattatttttaaaaatatactgaATATCACGTGTTTATTTAAGTACATACTTtcataaaaagtatatattttttacccgttcataaataatatctattaatatttacattCTATTTATTGATGGTAACGATAGACTTAATTTAATCGATTTATAAAATATCCTATCCTATAAGTTACATCATCACATCTATggttttaattattcaattaagtatttataactagtaaataaaatttaagttacTATTTgttatgcataaaataaaaataaattgagtaAAAGTCATTAGATTGAATTAACGGTTAATTCATATGTTAATTTATATGTCTTAGGTATGATTATAGATTTTATCTGTTAATAAGAcgtaaattttaacataatttatcaCCAAGATTAGTGGTATTTTCCGACCTCTTATTAAGAGGACTATCTTTCCCTCTAAACTTTtgtatcattaaaaataaaaaaaataaaaatgattaattctTTCTATATTTTCTACAAAAGATACAATAATCATGTATGTCCAGGTTTACTCATCAATTGTTTAACGGTCAAGTATTTGATATTATCGACGTTTAGATCCACTATATTATTCCGGAGCTCAGTGTATTATCGAGAACTTTTCGAGGTCATATGTTAAATTTACCTACGAGGGAATGCGTAATCGTTTACAAGCCGTTGTTGGGTTtatatcatatcacttattattCTATTTCTTCTGTTTCTATCCAAGCAAAGCATATACTTTTCTGTTTTACCCCATATAGCCATTACTCACTGAAATGGGGTAGGCCTCTCTGTCTGTCATTCTTGTTTTCTTAAATAATCGACTGTGACCACAGAGAGGGATTTAATAAGATGCATTGGTGCACCTTATATAACATACTTTGACCAACTTATAAATAATGCATGATATCATTTTTAAGGGAGCGACCCAAGTaccttccaccaccaccaccaagagtgtcgagcttttgttttcaactttattctcttatatattcataaaattaaagttcAACACGTTAAGGAGGGTAATCATAATGATATAACCGTACCTCAAAACATTCCTAAGTGCGCATCAAATCAGCAAAATAGTCACATTTGGTTCTGTTGTTATAAAACCTGTGAGTAGGGTAGGATTAGCTTAATTTAAGCTTCACCATTATCTGTGTTTGAGAAAGACTTGTCCCCAACTCACTTTCCGCAATTAAATTTCATGGTCAAGAAGTTTTGGACAGAGCTTCAACTGCAAAtgtgattaaaatatttagaaaaataataaacaatataCTCAGCTAAATACCTTATATGTTTGCAATTGTATTCAGTTGCACCAAGAAAAGCTTACAGCTAACATTACTTTCTTTGAATGGTGGATATCCGTGGTTAATTCATTGCATTCCCAAAACTAATTTCtggaatataattaattttatatttatatttatgcaaATAACGGGAAAAGGTAGTAGTGTGTGAGAGGGAAGGGaatatggaaaaataaaataaaaaaaggaagtgtattgagaaaagaaaaaagaaaaagacctgaaaaattaaaattttcatattttcgaTGTATCGGGCCACATGGTCGAGGCTGGTTAGGTCTCAAGTGGCATCCCAATAGAGCCCATGCGGGCCCATTTTGTTATTAAGAAGTGCAACCACCCGCGCGTGAGAACCACGCGGGAGGGTTCTGATCCATCGGGGTGTCTTGGTTCTCGAATCCCGAGCCCTGCACTGCTGCTTGGACCATCATCACCTTAGCATGGCTATAGCTATAATCTAGAGGCAATGAATCCTTCTCTcacttcttcttcctcaacCTTGTCGTCTTCTTCTTCGTCCTGGTTCTCCGGAATCGTTCGAGCCGGTCGTTCCAACAGTGTCAAAATGTCCAATAACTCCGCCGTTGCACCCTCCGCCGACACCGTCGGCCCCGTCGTTCGCAAAAATCAGTTCCGAGGGGTTCTTTTCAAGTACGGTCCCAATCCTATTCAGGTCCGTTACCTTATTGTTTTTAAATCTGATTTAATTGTTGGTGATTTTGATTTCTAGCTTAACTTCTATTCACTAGTAGTAATATTGCACCTACTCTTCTACATTGTCTTCGACCTTTGAGATCTCTGATTTTTCAAACAAACcccaaaaaatagtaattattcaGTGAGTGTGCTGCTTTTTCctctattttgttatttcttttgtgAATCTCATCCCTGAGTTGCCGTAGTTCAGTCTCTGTCATTGTGTCTTTACTTTTCatttcctcctttttttttatgctttctgATTTTGGTGGAGTGGCTTGTgatagctttttttttattttttattttatttgcagGTTGCATTTAAGACTGGTGATTATAAGCGGCAAGTCATTTTTATTGGTGGATTGACCGATGGTTTTCTTGCTACTTCGTACGTTTCATACCCTACAATTTCAGTTCGGTTTTCTTTTGAAGCACAGCACTATCTGGTCTTCTCATATCCAATGTCTTTAAAACCAAATTATTCTCTTCTTAGGGTTGAAAGATAATATCTATTCTACTTTAAGTGTTCAGTGATTGTCTTGGCTTTCTTTGCTTAAAACCCTATCCAGGATTTCTAAGTATTTGATGATTGACATGATTGAGTTAAGGGTGCGTTTGGACAATAAGCTCCTATAAAACGAGAGCTTATTCATATGTTTGGATGTGAAACTTACTCAAATTAGCTAAAGGGAGCTTATGGGAAGGTCATGAGCTACTTTCATAAGATCAAATATGCTTTTTCAGTTGCCTGCTAAATATAAGGGATAAAATGGTAGGATAAATTAAATTCCGGTTTTAAGGCGTGCAAGGGAAGTGCTTGCAAAAcatcttatttattattaccCTTTTGCCATTTCTAAGTTAGTCCCCTTTGCTTGGGGGGGGGGTGTGCCACGACGAAACAAGGGAATGAAAGGCCGCTTTGCGTTGAATGCTCATGACCCTGCCCAAAATGATGGCTCTGTTGTCTTGGGAAGCGTTGAAGCTTGCTTCTTCTCCAGAGTTTTCTTGGTCATCAATACGACCTGtccttaatatttattattacccTTTTGCCATTTCTAAGTTAGTTTCCTCTCATTATAGTAACTTCAGAAATAACAATTTGCTAATAGCTACCCTCAAGTTAATTACTTTATAGAAGTTGGTATTGTGAtaagataatttaataatagaaaatttatactggttcttatacattttttaagcTCCACCTCTAGATGTAAACCTTAGAATAGTTTCTATCTAACATgctttttcttcatcttcttgtAGATACTTGGAACCTCTGGCAATTGCTCTGGACCATGAGAATTGGTCATTAGTTCAATTCCTTATGTCATCTTCATACAGTGGATATGGCACCTCCAGCTTGCAacaagtaatcaattaaattttaattcccCGTGATGCTGTGCGGTTCCAGGTTGCTGTGAAGTGTTATAACACTTTCTATTGAACAGATTTATGCTTTATTAGTTTTACATGTTGAGCTCAAAATTCTGGATTTACTATATATAACTTGTAAGTATTAAGATTAAGCCACCATATAATTCCACTATCACACaagacaagattttttttttttaatttagcagTCAAATGCCTTTTTCTTTGATATAGTGAGCTTAGTGTTTGCAAAAGCATATCCTTACAGTGAGAAATATAAATCAAATGTTGATATTGTTGCTTAGTTCCAACCTTAGGTTTCTTGTGGTAGagaattttgttgtttgtttaatAAACCAAAAGAATAAAGGACAACATCATGACTTTTTCATCAGATATTTAGAAGTAATTATTCTACTGTTAAATTAGTGTAACCTTTGGCATCACCTCAACCAACAATGTCTTCAGAATCTAGTTGTTTTGTTAAATATGGTAAACTAAGCATCCTAATTCCTAGGAGTCCAGGTCCATTAAATCAGTGATTACAACCTCAAGCAGCATATATTTGAAATATGTATGCTACCTCAATATTTTGGCCATTCTCAAGATTTAATGtgttaaaatgatattatatgtTCATTCTTATGTTTTACTGAATGGTGCAATGTCAATATCTCTACCTGATTGATAAGCATAATTATCTTGATTCTTAAGTTTGCAATTGCTTGTTGAATTCACGTTGAAGGATGCTAAGGAGCTGGATCAgctgattaattatttaattaacaaagaAGACTCTGAAGGTGTGGCATTACTTGGGCATAGTACTGGCTGTCAGGTTATATGTTACTTCATTTTAGTCCTAACTATACTTTACTTCCACTTCTCTTCTTGCTACTGTCATTTGTTGTGACAGTTAAATAAGCTTTTCTCTTTTTGGACATTGTAGGATATTGTGCATTACATGCGCACAAATTTTGCTTGCTCCCGAGCTGTTCGTGCTGCCATCTTTCAGGTACACGTTGATCATGGATCAATTATGAACTTCTTGCAAAAATTTCTTTCATCTGCATGTCTTCTGTAAAATGGCAGCCCTAATTTAATGCATTGCAATTATGCCACTTAAATAAACAGCCTTTTAAAAATTAGGGGTCTTATTCTTCTAATAGTCCTGTTTTTTGCATGAGACTGACCCAATTCACCTGATTTAAGTTTCTATCTTAATATGCATAAGGCTGTTCggatattttaaataatcataat
This region of Glycine max cultivar Williams 82 chromosome 7, Glycine_max_v4.0, whole genome shotgun sequence genomic DNA includes:
- the LOC100804231 gene encoding UPF0613 protein PB24D3.06c, translated to MNPSLTSSSSTLSSSSSSWFSGIVRAGRSNSVKMSNNSAVAPSADTVGPVVRKNQFRGVLFKYGPNPIQVAFKTGDYKRQVIFIGGLTDGFLATSYLEPLAIALDHENWSLVQFLMSSSYSGYGTSSLQQDAKELDQLINYLINKEDSEGVALLGHSTGCQDIVHYMRTNFACSRAVRAAIFQAPVSDREYQATLPHTASMIDLAAKMISEGRGLELMPMEADPTAPITAYRYHSLCSYNGDDDMFSSDLSDDQLKMRLGHMSSTHCQVIFSMADEYVPDYVDKKALVERLCKAMGGAEKVEIEYGNHSLSNRVEEAVDAIIDFLKREGPKGWDDPWS